In Lodderomyces elongisporus chromosome 1, complete sequence, the DNA window ACaaacttatatatatatggatAGATAGACTGCTtctgttttcttgtttttatttccccatgagttttcttttttcttcattttgatttttaatAGACTATCATACTCATAGAACATTTTTTACATTCTGATAATCGAGTATTTGTTGCACGgtgtcaacaacaatttcatCCAATTTCATAAACTGCCAAGGCAAGATGGTTTTGGTTGCACTATTATCGACTTTTGCAAGTACCTTGATATCGTTGACCCCACTACCTGGCAGACCTTTAATCAAACCTAACTCTGGAAATTTGTCATTTATCACATCGAGCATCATTTGAACACTAAATTGACCATTGTTCAAAAATAATCTCTTACCAATACATTTTTTGTCGACGTCCTCCATTGCATAAACGTGGGCTTGGGCAACATCCCTCACATCGATGTACCCACCAATCTCATTCTCAAACTCGGAACTGCCGCGACCTTCCTTTTTCTCCAACAAATCACCAATCAACGCGTTTGAAGTGTTCAAATGGCGAGGATCACAAGTGTATGCTTGAGGTCCAAACACATAACTTGGATTCACCGCGACCAAATCccaatttggtttttgttcATCTACAAAGTCCCATGCAAGTTTCTCAGCAAACGATTTTGCACCATAGTAACCACCAACAGCATCCTTAATTGCATCTTCATACTTTACATCATTCCAGCTCTCCTCGTTAAAGCTTAATTGATTGTTTCGTTCGGCAATGTTGGAATAGATTGCAGCATCCGATGATGTCAAAACTATCTTCTTTAAGCTGCGGCAATTGTTTGTAGCAGATTCAAGAATGTTGCGGGTACCATTGATTGCAGGAAGAACAAGATCATTTTCCGGGTCAGTTGTATCATAAGTGAATGGGGAGGCTGTATGGATCAAATATGTGATATCTGGGTGCTGTTCAAGTGCCTTGTCAAAAGCATTGGGAGCTGCAATGTCGGGAACTACAACGTACGTGAAACTTCCACTGGTCACATTTGGGTcgctcttgttgttgttgatctGTGTTTTTTCAGCTTGTTGTGACAATTGAGCACCTTTTGCCAGTGATCTAACCGTGCCGATGACTTCGTAGCCTTTGGAAACAAGAAGCTTTACAATATGTTGGGCAATAAACCCAGAGGCTCCAGTAATGAATACTTTTGTCATGGTGATACAGATtcctattttgttttgatgatgatgatgatgatgatgatgatgaaaatgatgtTTTTTACTGAACAAAATTTCGTTGGTCAGGAGTTAAAATTTGGatttataaagaaaataaaatctctatatatatgtatattgtTTCGAATAAAAACGTACAATAAACGGACAAATATGTTGAAATAGTATAAGGTCCGGTACATTGTGAACCTTGTCGAGATCTAAAGGGCGCAATGTAGTTCCTGATTAGGTAATACTTTGCTATCGCAGATCTGGGTGGCTAATGGGGAGACTGATCGGCTTTCTTCCAacattttttgtctttctctctcttttttttttcattttttttttcgctcGTCGTATCATACAACATCGTAGTTCAGAACATCTAGCCGCTAAGAAAAGTTCATGCGCAGTTTTAGGAAAAACATTAGATTTGAAAACTAATTATtggtaaaagaaacaaactccgagaacaaaattaatgaagaagaaagaaggaataaTGCCTTGATGACTTTATGAattgtttatatatgtacacGATggaaactaaaaaaaaaatcagttTATAAGTCTATTAAAGAAACGAAATATTGTAATTAAGAATACGAGTAACAAGAACACTAATAATCAAATCAATTATATAAATAACAGTTATattaataatgatgattttgaaagtaataagaataataataataataatgataataatacgGGTGATTTAAGTAAAAGTTATAGTACATGAATAATTTAATGACATTGATTTTCGACGATTACTCCATTTCCTTACTTTATTGGGAGTTctcttgtcttttctttctttagttGCAACTTGTTTTCATATATTCAACGTCattttaaatttctttttccctttcttttctcttctcttccttcattttattattttaaaGTCTTTGATAATGTTTGTATTGCGTAGCTGCTTTTGTTCCAatcttttttatattttttttttctttattaaaattttttcagCGAATGATACTTTTTTCCACATACCAGTTATCATTTTGAACAACATGGCTGCTTATATCGTGGTAGTAGTCCCATGAATCTTTCCTAAATATTGGCAAATCGCCAGTGAGTTCGATATCATAGTATACTGGGTGGTCCAAGTCCTGGTTCAACTCATAATGTCGCTGAGTGCATTTCCGGATTATATTGTACTCATCTTGCAACTTGCGTGAGTTGCATGAACCTTGTCTAGTGAGACTATGCCATTTGTTGAATCTGGATTGTGGTGATTTTGGTGCGCGCTTACAGATGTCATCATTGACCCACATAGAGATATCCAGTTGGTAATTGTGATTGTGGAAATTATAATTGGTCAATGCATCTTTCCCATACTTGTTTTTCAAGAGTCTATTGACCTTGTTTGGGATATAAACCGAAGCGCCCTCGAAATACGTGTGTCTGATTGGTAGCAACTCGTCTAGTGTATGCCAGTTCCAATTTTTACAGTGCACCAACATTGTTGACAAGTTATCGGGAACAGTTCTGTCCTTTGTAGGTGGTGGCACTTCAGTATGTGACATTGCACTAATGTCGATATACAACCCACTGTGGATATCGATAAACCTTGCATCAATGTGGTTACGTCCATTACCCTGGCGGATGTAGGTGGGCGATACCTCCAACCAGTATCTGGCATTGCCAAACCTTGGATTCTCCATAATCAATGTCTTGTTGAACTCTCTTCCCAAACGGTCTAGCTGGGCAATGGGCATCTGTACGTCAATATCCGTGTCCCATGGCATGTTTACCCCATTGAATGACCATCCCAATAAGCTTCCATAATTGATCCAGCTAGCGAAGTTATTAGTCTCGGCAAATTGGAACCATGCGCGAACCATGTGGTGCAATACACTTTGTCTTTCTCGATCACTGATATACCTGCTGAAAAAGGGGTATGCAATGTGGTGGGCATTACCTTGTAAAACATCAGTATATATCCATGCATATTTAAAGTATCTATCTGTGTGGTCAACTAGGTGGTTATTTGCGTATTCTAAAAATTCAAGGTATTTCAACTCCTTTGAGGTGATCGTTTGATTGTTTAGTTTTTCTTGGAGGGCAAATATTTCCACGTCTGGCTTAAAAATGAAATCCTCGGGTTCCACCATAAggctttttttcaaaagttcAAAGTTTTGTACATTGAACGGTGATGGGCTTGTATAGTTAAACTGTTGCATTTTGGATATCAACTGATCAGTTTgtgttggttttgttttgtgacTTCCAAACCTCTTTTTACCAATGACGGGAATTTCCAACATTGATGAGTCCATAGTTACAACAACTCTTTCTGGGATGTCTTTTGAGCAGTACAAGTTTACGGCGCCTCTTTGAATTTTTGTCTCGTAGCTTTCCAACCAGTGGGCATTTACTGCCCCGAATTTGACTAGACTAGGGTCGCAGTGTGTTCCTGATGGCGATGATAATCGAGCTTGAGTCAACTGCTGGTTGCCTCTGCTTAGGTCGACCCAGTCATCCCAGTGAAAAAAGATGCCTTCGCTATTGCCCAACTTTGAGTCCACTGcatgctgttgctgttgctgttgttgatgttgcagatgctgttgctgttgttgctgttgtttttgcagatgttgttcttgttgttcaaTGACATAGTTGTATACATCCAATGCGATATTTTTAGGGTTAAAGTCTGACTGTTTGTGTTGCACTAGAGCATAGTGTTCTAATAGTGATTGGTTTAATTCTGTTGTGAGATATATTTTTAGCGATCTGTATAGACATAGTAGAAGCAATAGGAATGGTAATAATGCTCTGAATTTGCGGTTAAAGTATCTCAGCTTATAGCTTGTGGATGGGTTGATGCTGGGTGGGGTTGTTGAGGATGAGGCGGTGCTGTTGCGATGTTTTAGAGTTTTCGGTAGCGGTTGCGAGCtattgttgtggtggttgaTATAATGTAGATGCTGGCCACTCGTTATCATGATGCTGGTCAGTTTGTATATATTGCTATGTGTATGCTATAATGATAAATATGCTATAGGTTATAAAGGTGGGTagtttcaaaacaaaaggaaaaaaaggaaaagcaaaaggaaaagggaaacgaaaagaagaattgaaaCTCGATGTAGATAAATTTGGTTGCCAGAAATTATTCaatggaaaaataaagctACTAAATTTTAGTAacttaaatttttttttaatttttttatttttttattttattattttattatttttatatttaatATAAAACTGTATGAagtttgaataaaaaataataaattaaaaataaaaaataaaaaataaaataatgtaagaaaagcaaaagcaaaagcaaaattgaATGTACGTTGCTGTTGGTACCGTCTGGTGATAAAATCTTAGTAAATGCGATGGAAATTACCGGTTATTCCTCCTtgagtattttttttttcttttcctcttgtaCTTTTGTTCAAGAATTGTAATTTattttggtggtggtgctcCAATATATAGTAATAAAGCTCTTGATGAACTGTTTACAATACTGCAAAATAAGTAAGTAAGtaagtaaaaagaaaagaaaaggaaaaagaaaaaggggaaCAAAATGTGATTCTTCactctttaaatttttttttttattgttgttgttgttgttgttgttgttgtttttgtggTGGTTATTCcaattatttattatatgtGGGTGAGTTTTATGCTGATAATTTAATTGGTTTTGGAAATGGGGGAGAAGAGTGTGCGAGAGAGAgcgagagagtgtgtgtgtgtgtgtttgtgtgggTGTGAGATAGGGCTATGTGTAAGTATATGTGTCTCTCGTCAAAGCAggggtgggggggggggaggaaaTGAAAGAGGGAgggggaagaagaaggacaATGTCTGTGAAAGTTACACGAAGATAGAACTTGGTGTAAGctggtatatatatatatatatatatatatatactgaATATGTATActaaatatatatgtatacaagAACATACAGTGGTGATGACTTTAAAGTGTCACGATTGTTTGCTACTGGTCGATATTAGAGCAATGATGACATCGTATGTGTCTACTTTGTTTCGTGActatgtttatatatacatttatatatttgcTTTTGCGCTTTGCTGCTTTTCGCTAACCCACCCCAAGAATGGTTATGATATTAGATAAAGCAATCTTGTACGGAAAAATAGTagtattgaaaaaaggtttgaggcTTTACTTTAGTTTGGCTACTGAGTCTCTCCACtctcaaattttttttttgttttgtttttccttttcttctttctcttcttcttcaatgaCGCAAGGGGTATGGAGAATGGAAGAGGATTAGCTCGTAGTGTCTCCATCGGGTctgtgtgagtgtgtgtttgtgtgtatGAATTCTACTATTTCTCGAGGTATGCGTGTCTCGTAATAGTGGGAAAAATTCACGATAAATTTCTTGTTCTCCTTGTTATGGCGTTGAAACAAACTATAGAATCTGTGTCATCTTGGTGAACAAAAGACAACATCAGCGCACTATGTCATTTTATGACTATAGCAAGTCAACAGCAATATACTCGGAACGATGTACCGAAGAGCCTAGCATCGCAGaactaaacaaaaatacagaaacaacaaacctTCATTACGTCATATTTATTagggaagaaaagaagaagaggaaaaaaaaaaaacttcaaGGCGCAGAGTGTTAATTAGAAATATGAACTGTAATATAGCTAACGCACATCTAACTATAAGTTTAATCCTCTAATAATTTGCTAaaagatgagtttatttTGAAACTTCTCTATGAAGTTGAGATTGTTGAATGGAAAAAGACTTAGCATTTATTTACCatgaaaaaagagcaaggaaaaaaggaaaacctAGTAGGGGTGCTATAGGGAagataaaaacaaacaaaagaaacaaaaataaggaATTGTAGGTTTGGTGAAGGagtagaagaaaaaaaaagaaacgaaaaaggTCACACGCGGCTTTCCCCTATTGAGAGAAATAGACAATCTTTTACTAAAAGGgcaaaatatataaattatatataaaaaatatatataaaatatatataaagaataGTATTGCCCAAAGAGagggaaaataaaaataaaaataaaaaatgaaaataaaaataaaaataaaaataaaaataaaaaataaaaagaaaaaaaatttatgatgatgacgacgatgatgagAATACTAGAAAGCATTATGTAATCAATAACAAACGAATATTCAGTCAGGTACACACACTATACACAGAGGCACAGAGACACAGAGGCACAGCCTCACTCCCCTCCgcccctccccccccccaattCCTCCTATTCCTCCTATTCCACCTCCTACttccaaaaaagaacaggGTATTGTCTTTCAATGTTTCATATAATTTTGAAACAAGCACAAAGAAACGCGAATCTTATCAAAGTTGGTTCCCTCGAGAAAACAACATAAAGATATTGGTCTGTTGTCGAAAACAATACTCCAAGAAATATGAGAtaggacaaaaaaaaaataacacaTTAGATTCAAACCACTATGGATTGTCCACTTTATACTTatctttattattattattattccaATTTGTGAACTCCTTGTGTCACAGTATCACCAATTGCATTATACGGCGTGTCTTTAACTACTCCGTGTCCCTTCATTCTGCATTTACcacattttcttcaaaatacCTCTACAATTGCCATAAACATATCGAACAGAAAATGTAAACAAGagcaaaacagaaaacaaaaacaaaataaaaaaaacaagacttttcaaaatagaaaataaaaagttgaTTAGGCGATGCAAGGGGCTGTGGGGCTGTATGGCCGTATCCTTGCAATTATCACCGCCACTCTAGTATAGATTCACCAAGTTTATTCATATTCTCTTCTTGTATCTTGCATTCTTCACTCAAATCTATGAGGTTGAGGCAAAATAATCAATAATGCTAGAAATTATATATGACATCAAGAGGGAGAAaactattatatatatatatatatatatatatacaagagaaaaaaaaaatgtattgGTACATCCACCCTCGATTATTATGCAAATTAAGTTGTTTTCCATCAAGTGCTTCTCTTCTCCACTGCCACCTctatctctctttctcgCACATCCTATGCCAATGGATCAAAGAACCATTGGATGCTAGTATTTCTAAACACTCTCATTCCCATCGTACTTCCACCCTCACTAAATGCATATTGCAATCTCAGTTGTATAAACTTTTGATTCACCTTCTTTAGCCTCCACGTGTATATAATTGTAAACCAAATAATGGCATAAATCATTCCAACATACAAGTCCAATCTCCAATGATGGTCCAAATATATAGTAGCCCACCACTGCAACACAACAAACCCAAGCgccaacaatttcaaccCAATCCATCTAGAATAGTAtgcaacaaaaaagaatgtcaTCACTGCCATTGCAGAATGAAGTGAAGGCACAGCACCAAACACAATGGGCAGAATATGAAACCCATTGGAGTTGAGGTGTGTGCCCAAAGCAACATCAACTCTAATCAATCCTGCAGCATAGCCCAACATTTCATAGTTCGCAGGTGCATCTTCACCATTTTTATGAACAAACCACGGAGGCGCACATGGAAACAAAAGGTGGGTAACAACACCACAAATATTTTGAAATCCCATAGCCAACGCATACGACTTGAGCACACCTGGTGCATGAAACACATAGAGCCAGACTGCAGTAACAATGGGCACGGTGATGTGGCCCAACACGTACGATGTCCATGCCAAAAGATCCTCCCACGTCCTAATAGGGTTTCTCAACCAAAAGACaaagttcaaaatcaacCATGATGATGCAAAAAGACAAGCTGGTGCCAAGTGCCATGAGTTAATGGGAAGAAAATGCAATTTGCTGTTTCTGATAAATCGTTCATTAATAAGTTGTGCGTTTGAATTGATCTCATCAACCGAAAGAGTCTTAAAGTACGTAAAGTCTTTATGATGGGGACAAGCTTGGAAATTTGTATGTTGCAG includes these proteins:
- the IPT1 gene encoding inositolphosphotransferase 1, giving the protein MIVVSSIFKPFVFIYQFLYRVFWSGLNQRNIWQLPLNFCINFSPIFIWLLIFKNAGIIPHSIRPTIHVKLPYRLDMFMFETFWGSLMTLGFSSGLGFLMYFGIYSQKQKFTGFRRRRQTDKLTNDQKYSPINEWDSEEEEFTTESGGRGGNNNNNNSSSSSSSSSSSGGSNSSSSSSFDIEMSSFDIDEVTGEVDAIEESGHLQRIGKFGYPLFPSQHTNFQACPHHKDFTYFKTLSVDEINSNAQLINERFIRNSKLHFLPINSWHLAPACLFASSWLILNFVFWLRNPIRTWEDLLAWTSYVLGHITVPIVTAVWLYVFHAPGVLKSYALAMGFQNICGVVTHLLFPCAPPWFVHKNGEDAPANYEMLGYAAGLIRVDVALGTHLNSNGFHISPIVFGAVPSLHSAMAVMTFFFVAYYSRWIGLKLLALGFVVLQWWATIYLDHHWRLDLYVGMIYAIIWFTIIYTWRLKKVNQKFIQSRLQYAFSEGGSTMGMRVFRNTSIQWFFDPLA
- the GRP1 gene encoding Cinnamyl-alcohol dehydrogenase Flavonol reductase/cinnamoyl-CoA reductase, producing MTFHRICITMTKVFITGASGFIAQHIVKLLVSKGYEVIGTVRSSAKGAQLSQQAEKTQINNNKSDPNVTSGSFTYVVVPDIAAPNAFDKALEQHPDITYLIHTASPFTYDTTDPENDLVLPAINGTRNILESATNNCRSLKKIVLTSSDAAIYSNIAERNNQLSFNEESWNDVKYEDAIKDAVGGYYGAKSFAEKLAWDFVDEQKPNWDLVAVNPSYVFGPQAYTCDPRHLNTSNALIGDLLEKKEGRGSSEFENEIGGYIDVRDVAQAHVYAMEDVDKKCIGKRLFLNNGQFSVQMMLDVINDKFPELGLIKGSPGSGVNDIKVLAKVDNSATKTILPWQFMKLDEIVVDTVQQILDYQNVKNVL